Sequence from the Prunus persica cultivar Lovell chromosome G5, Prunus_persica_NCBIv2, whole genome shotgun sequence genome:
ACTCAAATACAGAAAACGACATCTCTGGGATATCCTCTCCCACCCATGTGGAGAAGAAGGGCATTGAATCTCCTTAAAAATTGGAGAATCAAAGTCAAATACTGACAAAAAATATGAGATAAATTACACGCGTAAACAACTCATTTTACCGACAGGCGAGGCGAGGCCCCCTAAGCAAAATGGCCACTCTATGACAGATTCATCTCTCATCCTTTATGATACAGGTGCTATGTTCAACTCAAGTGGCCTCAAAGATCCTTGAACAATCTCCATAACTGTTCGGTTACGCCGGCAAACTTCTGATAACTCCTCAACTAGAGCAGAGACGGCATTAACATTAACCCCGGACGCAGCATCTGACAATGCTTTTAAGAATCTTGAGCGCTCAAACTCTGTCACAGCTGTCAAAGGAATTAATGAAACACTCTCCTTGGCCCACTCCACTGACGGTGGCCCATAAGCTCGACATAGTGAAAGTAGTGTGTAGCGTACCTGCGCAATGGGAGCTCAGTGAAATTCCAGACACATACCATCATCGCTCATTAGGTTAACAGTGAGAGTGTTAGTGTGCAGGTTGAGAATACAAGTAAAATTATACCAATTCTAGTCGAGAGCTTGGAAGTGCTCCTGTTAATGAAGCAATCAAAATTCTTGTAATGCTGGGTCCTCGAGGAATAATTACAGCATTCCTGATGGGTAAGTATTGTTCTACCTCAGTAGAGTTTGCAAGATCAAAGATATCAGATAAGAAGGTCAATATTGAATTTGATGCCTCTCtgcaaagaagagaaataCAAAGTTAAATAGCCATTGCTCATAAAAGGCCTCAACCAAGATATTTGACATCAAACACAGAAAGAAGCGCCTATGATTTTAAAGACACAATAGCACCATATATAAAACCCCAGTTGATTTGATACATGCATCTTTTTCTGTGTCCATGCAGGGTTGACATTTCTGTAAAATTATGGACCCACTTGTAAAACATCTCTCACaaattttggaaaactctTTGAATTTCCAAACTTATATTCATTCAATGTTATGTAAATGAATCCGTTCTTCTTTATTTGCTAGGTAACCTTTAGATGTTAACTGGAAAGCATGGAATGTTTTGAAATAAGAGGCCATGCTATCATGTAAATGAGGCTATCATCTATCACTGACATTCTGTTACAGCCAAAGATAATAAAACATTCGACCTTTGaccccagagagagagagagttacaaTACCTGTGCTGCACTGTAATTCCAATCATTGAGCAATCCACTAATGATGGAAATACCGCAGATGGAATAAACAACTGAGGACAATACCGAATGCATCTTGATGCCAACAAAAAACAATCATCTGCTATATCAGGTCTGGCAGTAAATTCCTGAAATAATTGATAAGTTAACTACAAAAACAGTAACAtttgaaacaaatttcaattacaGCTAAATGAAACCTTACCTGAATGCTCGTGAGAAGATGTGTTGTGTGCATAAAGAGTGCTTCAATCAgacttttcaaataatttgcACAAGATGGATCAGAACCAAATATCTGCAGCATAAGAAGCAACAAATGCACCAATTTAAGTTTATAGcaaacaataaaacaaaaaataactaaaagaacattgaatttttttccttccagGATAGCTTACTTTTATAACTTCACTAGAGAGATAGAGGAAGCATGGTTGGTGATGCTGTTGATATAAACCTTGAATCTCTTCTAGCATAGCTCCAATTGTAAATCCCATGCACCTTCCAGAAGTCCTCACCTAAGGAAAATGAAAGTCCTCATTACCACCCAGTGACAGATTCTTTTAACTTCATCATTTCCAGACGGGCAATGATAAGATCAGAAAGTTTTGAATAAAACAGCATTGCCAGGGCAAAACATTCATATGGCTCACACCGAACCACCAATGACAGGAAAACAGAACACTATTAATACAAATTCTTCCTCTTATCATATAAGGCAATGGGAAAAATTTTGAAGACCAAACAAGATGCTGCGGGAAAAAAGACAGGTATCACAGTTGAATCACATAACTAAACACACTGGATTCAATGTATAAATTTAGCAAAAAACCTCTATAGTAGCTTTAACAAATTCAGATTTAACATTTTAGAAGGGGGATCAGTGAACTCACAGCATATTTGCATGCTCGGCACAGAGACTCCATTGTCCGCACGTCCCAAGCACGACTTCAccagaaacattcaaaaaatGGATTAGAATAAGGAAAGGAGATTAAGATATATGAGTATGGAAATTTGTTACACTGCAATATGTTCAGCAAGTAATGTAGGAACACTTACAGATCAAATATGGCTTTAAATATTGGCCAAAGTCTTTGGATTGCATCTGCCACAGCTTCTGCATGATTTACGTATCTGGAATTGATATTTACTAGCATGTTAGCACATccgaacaaaataaaaagaaataagggGCATAACAACAAGATGTTGATCATACCTAAAGATATACCCAAATCGATCAATGTGAACTGTTAAATCACGAGCAGGCTTGCTATTTAACGTGTCTGGGCCTTGGCTGACAACTTCCTGGTTGTTGACAGCATTAATTCAGTATTATCACCCATAGAAGAATTTATATGTGCACTTTCTTCTGGAAATGAAACACACCTGTAAAGGAGTAACGACGGGCAAGCACAAGGCCTCCAAAGCCCTTTTAGCATGGTCAGGTGGAAGTTCAGTAATGACCTTGCTGCAGAAGAGAGTTCAGTAGATGTTCAGATCATCAACAGCATGGTGCAAAACTAAATTGATCACACAACGTCAGAACATGCAGAAGATAGTTCACCTTAAGGCTTCAACTAGATGCAATGAGTCCTCAGCAGAGACCTTAAAACTACCTTCACCATTCACTGCCCTATGGTATATATGGAAGAGTCCATCCAAACATCCACAGAGCTTTAACCGGCAATCTGCATTCAAATATGAGGCATTCACAGAGCTTATTAACCGAGGCCGACCAGGTTAGAAAGACAAACTACcatgaattttttcttcttaaactAATGAGATTTTGTACCGTCACAAATCTGCCTAAATGCTACAGCTGCAGCTGCTGCAGAGTCTTCTGAAACACCCATGCCACTCATGAGGATATCTAGAACAGAAGGCAGTATGGACGGTCCGCCAGGTGCAGCATCAAGCCATTTTGAATAAGCTCCAATTGTCAAGCACACTGAACACTCTCCATATGCAGGTGACATGCATTAGTATATTAGACATAAGAGTGGTGGAATAATATAGAAAAAGTATAACTTCTATTTGATGCTGCCCTCTTACAACACAGGGGGAGAGGGTCATAACTGAACCATCCATGACAGATGAACTATAACTATTAAAAATACATTACCTGTCTGAAGTAGTTGAGGATGTTGAGGTAGTTTTAGAAGCCTATCCATAACCTgttcacataaaaaaaaatataaataaaataataataataataataataataaaaaacccaaaaaagagtGAGTATTAGAGATCATACCTTGTGAATTACTTCATTCTCAACTACTATAAAGGGCAATAgtaaaattcaaattgatgTAGAAATTTTTTGGACAACATCATACCTTGGGCATTACTTCAGCTTCAACTGCTGAAACATAACTTGATATAGCTCGGATGCCGAATAAAGCAGCTTCGGCTGGGCGCCATtcacttttttcattttgacaGCAAGCTGCAGCCTtaataatatgaaaatatcatGTTCAAACTGTAGTAGAAAGATGACAAAAGGAATCTTACATAACAAAAACTGGAAAGTATTATAGAAGAACCATCCTCAAAATCACGTAATATATCTTCTTTGAAACTGCTAAAGCAGGATCACTCCTtcaaagagaagaataaacaatccttgaatattttaatttttccccAAACATCAATTCTTTACAGGTTAATAAGATCTCGACGGACCcatatatttattaaagatATCAAAAGAATATTTAATGAACttcacaatatatatatagtcaaaATTTCATCATATGCTTCAATTTTCAGAGTGTCTGACCAAAATTTCATCGAATTGGGGTTATAGTCAGAAAAATCAATACACACCTCATCAAGCTTCATGTAAAGAATTCTCAGGGTTGCATCGCCCCCTAAAACTGATGCTGCGTCAATTAAGACATCGGCAACAGCTGGAAACAAAACAGATTCAGTTAGAAATGAAGCCATGCTACATTCCAGGTCTCATAAAAAAGACTATAAAGAAGAGGCAAATACACTGACCTTCACATAACAAAGttagaacaaaaacaaaaaagcaactAACTTTcaacgaaaacaaaaaagcaactAACTTTCTAATGGCACTGTGACCTCCAACACCAGTGGTTTGGAAAAGGTCTAATACGAACATATCTTTAGGGTACAAGAAATTCGCACATGGATCCAAACTGAACTGATGAGATGCAAATTAATTTCCAAGTGCAAGTTTAGAAACTTGCACAATTTCTGAGGAAACTATAAGACAATAACGACATacaccaaacaaaacaactaaGAATTACCATATCTAGTCTGCTTGAATTCCTTAAGGTCCTCGTATGAAAGGTCTTGATAATCTTGAGGATATTGAATTCGAAAGCTAACCTGTCAAAATTTCAGTCTTTGAAAGTTTAGTGTAATAGAAGAATGTCCAAATGGAATGTAATGTGGTATTTCATTGCTTCTTCCATTAAGTTGAAGTTCAGTTGTAGGACAATTAACCATTTTCCCATAAACAAATCTAGTTTTTATGATAAATGAGGAAATTAGTTCTCAAATCTTTTCATAGCCATTTAATTTATGTGACAAAAGGTATCATGGTAGATCCATGTATGAAAGAATCATTTCTTGGGAAAACCACTAAATAGAAGATTGATACAAACagcaacaaaaaggaaaacataTGTGGTTCTCTTTACATCACCAGGTAAACAAGCTAAACTATTGGTTTGGTAAAATCACTTCATTAATTATCATGAGAACAATAATGGTAACAAGTCGTGGTATATTACATTCAGAATACAACATAAGCAAAAACACTTACTAGGGAAACAAGTGACTCATAAGCTGGACGAAAAACTTGTAGCCTTCTATTTCTCTCAGCTTCAATGGAAGATTCATTAACAAACGAAATATGCAAATCCCTGGAAGAGTAGAGTTACTATAGTCAATATTTGTTTACACACGATCAAGTAGTCTGTAGTTCTAGAATGACTTACCTTTTGGTTAAGTTCACCTGAAGACTGTGCCAAAAATTGAATGTCATGGAGGCGATATAGTACTCTGGGTGTGAAGCAACTTCCAATAATGCCTGTACAATCAACATTGATTCATCTGAACCTGAATaccaaccaaaaacaaatagaTCAGAAACAGTTCAAGAGATAAGTTCAAAATATTGTAGCTGTTGAATGCTTATACCAGTTGCTATAAGTTCAACGTATGAATCACCCATGTCAGAAAATAAGCGTGCAATGGCCTTCACATCTTCCTCATcctgaaaataagaaaacatattggttgtttgtttgcttttcttggAGGTAAAAATCACTTTTTAACCGAAATTTGTAGTGTGCTTGGcaattgatgatttttttgttgttgaaaa
This genomic interval carries:
- the LOC18775977 gene encoding transportin MOS14 → MELQNTVKEALNALYHHPDDGVRLQADRWLQDFQRTLDAWQVADNLLHDATSNLETLIFCSQTLRSKVQRDFEELPSEAFRPLRDSLNNLLRKFHKGPPKVRTQISIAVAALAVHVPAEDWGGGGIVKWLQDEMNLHPEYIPGFLELLTVLPEEVFNYKIAARPERRRQFDKELTSQMEVALNILTACLSINELKEQVLEAFASWLRLKHGIPGSVLASHPLVLTALSSLNSELLSEASVNVISELIHYTAAGSSGGVTVQMPLIQVLVPKVMNLKAQLRDSSKDEEDVKAIARLFSDMGDSYVELIATGSDESMLIVQALLEVASHPEYYIASMTFNFWHSLQVNLTKRDLHISFVNESSIEAERNRRLQVFRPAYESLVSLVSFRIQYPQDYQDLSYEDLKEFKQTRYAVADVLIDAASVLGGDATLRILYMKLDEAAACCQNEKSEWRPAEAALFGIRAISSYVSAVEAEVMPKVMDRLLKLPQHPQLLQTVCLTIGAYSKWLDAAPGGPSILPSVLDILMSGMGVSEDSAAAAAVAFRQICDDCRLKLCGCLDGLFHIYHRAVNGEGSFKVSAEDSLHLVEALSKVITELPPDHAKRALEALCLPVVTPLQEVVSQGPDTLNSKPARDLTVHIDRFGYIFRYVNHAEAVADAIQRLWPIFKAIFDLRAWDVRTMESLCRACKYAVRTSGRCMGFTIGAMLEEIQGLYQQHHQPCFLYLSSEVIKIFGSDPSCANYLKSLIEALFMHTTHLLTSIQEFTARPDIADDCFLLASRCIRYCPQLFIPSAVFPSLVDCSMIGITVQHREASNSILTFLSDIFDLANSTEVEQYLPIRNAVIIPRGPSITRILIASLTGALPSSRLELVRYTLLSLCRAYGPPSVEWAKESVSLIPLTAVTEFERSRFLKALSDAASGVNVNAVSALVEELSEVCRRNRTVMEIVQGSLRPLELNIAPVS